One genomic window of Cottoperca gobio chromosome 10, fCotGob3.1, whole genome shotgun sequence includes the following:
- the polr1a gene encoding LOW QUALITY PROTEIN: DNA-directed RNA polymerase I subunit RPA1 (The sequence of the model RefSeq protein was modified relative to this genomic sequence to represent the inferred CDS: inserted 1 base in 1 codon), which translates to MLFSKEVPWRRLEGLSFGMYSAEEIRKLSVKTITNFRFLDAVGNVAPNSLYDLALGPVDSKEVCSTCCQDFNNCPGHLGHVELPLPVYNPLFFDKLYLLIRGSCLSCHMLTCTRAAMHLLRNQIKLVDHGYMQEVYQIEQVLSQLLDENPKATGDEIEEVLKQFTNTVVGVNAEGTENTKPIKHLVEKKGSLINDFWRLHMKSRKCPYCSSGRFTVRREYNSKLIVTMPSGVQTIGNTDEDLIAGQRVYLTASTAREHSNKLWGKEGFFLKCLFSGLEENTLSQEGEEGFYPDLFFLELLVVPPCRYRPINRLGDQMFTNGQTVNMQAVMKDCGLIRKLLAVIAGEKTAPEEEPLDQTFLAGILGQTLTDKLYNIWIRLQTHVNIVFDSDMDKMTTEKFPGIRQILEKKDGLFRKHMMGKRVDYAARSVICPDMYIGTNEIGIPMVFATKLTYPQPVTPWNVKELRQAVLNGPNIHPGASMVINEDGRRTILSPTSLVQREAVAKQLMTPCDGPHKMPMKIVNRHIKNGDVMLLNRQPTLHRPSIQAHCARILPGEKVLRLHYANCKAYNADFDGDEMNAHFPQSELARAEAYTLLSTDQQYLVPKDGTPLAGLIQDHMVSGTRMTIRGCFFTRVQYIELVYRGLTDKPGRVQLLPPAILKPQQLWTGKQVVSTLLLNVXPKEAVPLNLVGKSKIPSKAWIQVPPRASPGYKPDSMCDSQVVFRQGELLVGVLDKAHYGSSSYGLVHCCYELYGGATSGKLLSCLARLFTAYLQLYRGFTLGVEDILVKPGANKRRKKIIAESLKIGTKALQAAFNLPPNVDQAEAQSRWQDAHLNPDQKDFSTADHKFKEVANQVNNDINKVCMPVGLHTSFPDNNLQLMVQSGAKGSTVNTMQISCLLGQIELEGRRPPLMPSGKSLPCFQPYDPSPGAGGFVSGRFLTGIKPQEFFFHCMAGREGLVDTAVKTSRSGYLQRCVIKHLEGLVVQYDLTVRDSDGSVVQFLYGEDGLDIPKTPFLQARQFPFIEDNYEVIKKSQCLDEVLARLDPQTASRHFASIQRWRAKRAVACPRRGGFLLFSQKKLAKLKETEPATEPDVNGRKASILQLVQQWHSLDESSRLKYCRKASRCPEPSLDLLRPDVCFGSVSENFHSITEKYLQNEGRLRQDGLETQSLRQLLHYKWQRSLCDPGEAVGLLAAQSIGEPSTQMTLNTFHFAGRGEMNVTLGIPRLREILMVASSNIKTPMMSVPVLNTKKALKRAKTLRKQLSRVCLAEVLQKVDVVETLRIEDYLKLRVFKITFHFLPPDRYCDDKLLSPQEILHYMETRFFRLLLEAIKKRSAKLASIAVETRKAAPRDKDNDGEGTADTAGLDGAEEEERQIVDDQGNEGDADATDAKRKDKQQEEVDYESEEEDKGEDDDDKEDQAEEEEEVEEENAKDALEESQQESAGVRTEKKKRKRSKQGGEEEALDQMRINSVLESNSVIERYCYDQHHELWCEVDLVLPMSKVHFDLTSVLSTLAQNAVLVETKGLTRCLLSEITTKTGEKETVLNTEGINMHELFKHSDILDTNRLYSNEVHAMAKTYGIEVALKVIEKEIKDVFAVYGIEVDPRHLSLVADYMCFEGVYRPLNRHAIRSNSSPLQQMTFETSFKFLKQATMLGSHDQLVSPSACLVVGKVVKGGTGLFELKQPLQ; encoded by the exons ATGTTGTTTAGTAAAGAAGTACCATGGCGGCGACTGGAGGGCCTGTCGTTTGGCATGTACTCTGCCGAAGAGATAAG GAAGCTGAGTGTGAAGACGATCACTAACTTCCGGTTCCTCGATGCTGTTGGGAATGTGGCCCCGAACAGCCTGTACGATCTGGCCCTGGGACCAGTAGACAGCAAAGAG GTGTGTTCAACTTGCTGTCAGGACTTCAACAACTGTCCAGGACACTTGGGGCATGTAGAGCTACCGCTACCTGTATACAACCCGCTCTTCTTTGAT AAACTCTACCTGCTGATTCGTGGCTCCTGTCTTTCATGTCACATGTTAACGTGTACCCGAGCTGCCATGCACCTGCTGCGGAACCAGATCAAGTTGGTGGACCATGGATACATGCAGGAGGTCTACCAAATCGAACAAGTCCTCAGCCAG ctCCTGGATGAGAACCCCAAAGCCACTGGAGATGAGATTGAGGAGGTGCTGAAGCAGTTTACAAACACGGTAGTTGGCGTGAACGCTGAAGGTACAGAGAACACCAAACCg attaAACACCTTGTTGAAAAGAAGGGCAGTTTGATAAATGACTTCTGGAGGCTCCACATGAAATCTAGGAAGTGCCCTTACTGCAG tagtggCAGGTTTACAGTGCGCCGTGAATACAACAGTAAGCTGATTGTCACAATGCCATCAGGAGTGCAGACCATCGGCAACACTGACG AGGATCTGATTGCTGGACAGAGAGTCTACCTGACGGCGAGTACAGCTAGAGAACACAGCAACAAACTGTGGGGGAAAGAAG GTTTCTTCTTGAAGTGTCTGTTCTCTGGGCTGGAGGAGAATACGCTGtcacaggagggagaggagggttTCTATCCAGACCTCTTCTTCCTAGAGCTGCTGGTGGTCCCACCGTGCAG GTATCGTCCAATAAATCGTCTGGGTGACCAGATGTTTACAAACGGTCAGACAGTCAACATGCAGGCAGTCATGAAGGACTGTGGACTCATCAGGAAACTTCTGGCTGTCATAGCAGGGGAGAAAACTGCTCCGGAGGAAGAG CCTCTTGACCAGACGTTTCTGGCGGGGATTCTCGGGCAGACACTCACAGATAAACTCTACAACATCTGGATCCGATTGCAGACCCACGTCAACATCGTTTTTGACAGTGACATGGACAAAATGACGACGGAGAAATTCCCTGGAATCAGACAG ATCTTGGAGAAGAAGGACGGATTGTTCCGGAAACACATGATGGGGAAACGAGTGGACTACGCTGCACGGTCGGTCATCTGTCCAGACATGTACATCGGGACCAACGAGATCGGAATACCGATG GTGTTTGCCACCAAGCTGACGTACCCGCAGCCCGTCACTCCGTGGAACGTGAAGGAGCTTCGTCAGGCCGTTCTCAACGGACCCAACATCCACCCCGGCGCCTCCATGGTAATTAACGAGGACGGCAGGAGAACCATCCTCTCACCTACCAGCCTTGTGCAGAGAGAAGCGGTTGCCAAGCAACTGATGACACCCTGCGACGGTCCACATAAGATGCCCATGAAGATC GTGAATCGTCACATAAAGAACGGAGATGTGATGTTACTGAACAGACAGCCAACTCTGCACAGACCCTCCATACAAGCCCACTGCGCTCGCATCCTGCCAGGAGAGAAG GTTCTAAGGCTCCACTATGCCAACTGCAAGGCGTACAATGCTGACTTTGATGGAGACGAAATGAACGCGCACTTCCCTCAAAGTGAGCTGGCCAGAGCAGAGGCCTACACGTTACTCAGCACTGACCAGCAGTACCTCGTCCCCAAG gATGGTACACCTTTAGCGGGTCTGATCCAGGACCACATGGTATCAGGGACGAGGATGACGATACGAGGCTGTTTCTTCACCAGAGTCCAGTacattgagttggtgtacagaggACTGACTGACAAACCCGGCAGAGTTCAACTGCTGCCGCCGGCCATACTCAAACCACAGCAGCTGTGGACAGGAAAGCAG GTGGTGTCGACGCTCCTGCTGAATG ATCCAAAGGAGGCCGTGCCTCTCAACCTGGTTGGTAAATCAAAAATCCCCAGCAAAGCATGGATCCAAGTGCCACCACGAGCATCTCCAGGATACAAACCTGACAGCATGTGTGActcacag GTGGTGTTCCGTCAGGGGGAGCTGTTGGTGGGGGTTCTGGACAAAGCGCACTACGGCTCCTCTTCCTATGGCCTGGTCCACTGCTGCTATGAGCTGTACGGAGGAGCGACCAGCGGCAAACTGCTCAGCTGTCTGGCTCGACTCTTCACGGCTTACCTGCAGCTATACAGAGGCTTCACTCTGG GTGTGGAAGACATCCTGGTGAAACCGGGCGCCAACAAGCGGAGGAAAAAAATCATTGCAGAATCCCTGAAGATTGGCACCAAA GCCCTCCAAGCAGCCTTCAACCTGCCCCCCAATGTGGATCAAGCTGAGGCGCAGAGCCGCTGGCAGGACGCTCACCTCAACCCGGACCAGAAAGACTTCAGCACGGCCGACCACAAGTTCAAAGAAGTGGCCAACCAAGTGAACAATGACATAAACAAG GTGTGCATGCCAGTGGGACTCCACACGTCTTTCCCAGACAACAACCTCCAACTGATGGTCCAATCAGGAGCCAAGGGGTCTACTGTAAACACCATGcag aTTTCATGTCTTCTAGGTCAGATTGAGTTGGAGGGCCGTAGGCCTCCACTGATGCCTTCTGGGAAATCCTTGCCATGCTTCCAGCCATATGACCCGTCACCCGGTGCCGGGGGCTTTGTTTCTGGAAGGTTCCTCACAGGCATCAAACCACAG GAGTTCTTCTTCCACTGTATGGCCGGCAGAGAGGGACTGGTCGACacagctgtgaaaacatctcgaTCAGGATACCTGCAGAG ATGTGTCATAAAGCATCTGGAGGGTTTGGTAGTGCAGTATGATCTGACGGTGAGGGACAGCGACGGATCCGTGGTCCAGTTCCTGTACGGAGAAGACGGACTGGACATCCCCAAGACTCCGTTCCTGCAGGCCAGACAGTTCCCCTTCATAGAGGACAACTACGAG GTGATCAAGAAGTCGCAGTGCCTGGACGAGGTTCTGGCACGTTTGGACCCTCAGACTGCCAGTCGACACTTTGCCTCCATCCAGCGCTGGAGAGCAAAGCGAGCGGTGGCGTGTCCACGGAGAG GAGGGTTCTTGCTGTTTTCTCAAAAGAAGTTGGCCAAACTGAAAGAGACTGAACCAGCAACAGAGCCAGATGTCAACGGCAGAAAGGCTTCTATACTGCAg cTCGTACAGCAGTGGCACTCTCTGGATGAATCCAGCAGATTGAAATACTGCAGGAAGGCCTCCCGCTGCCCCGAGCCCTCTCTGGACTTGTTGAGACCCGACGTCTGCTTCGGATCAGTGTCTGAAAACTTTCACAGCATAACAGAGAAATACCTGCAGAACGAAGGCAGGCTGCGTCAGGACGGCCTGGAAACACAGAG cctccGGCAGCTGCTGCACTATAAGTGGCAGCGTTCACTGTGTGATCCGGGTGAAGCAGTGGGTCTGCTGGCAGCTCAGTCCATAGGCGAGCCCTCCACCCAGATGACCCTCAACACCTTCCACTTTGCCGGCAGAGGAGAGATGAACGTCACTTTGGGAATACCTCG GCTGAGAGAGATCCTGATGGTGGCCAGCTCCAACATTAAAACTCCCATGATGAGCGTTCCAGTGCTCAACACCAAGAAAGCCTTGAAGAGGGCCAAGACGCTCCGTAAGCAACTCAGCAGAGTCTGTCTGGCTGAG gtgctGCAGAAGGTGGATGTAGTAGAGACATTGCGGATCGAAGATTACCTAAAGCTGCGAGTGTTCAAAATCACCTTTCACTTCCTGCCTCCTGACCGTTACTGTGACGATAAGCTGCTATCACCACAGGAGATCCTCCACTACATGGAaactag GTTTTTCCGTCTCCTGCTGGAAGCCATTAAGAAGCGCAGCGCCAAGCTGGCTTCCATAGCCGTGGAAACAAGGAAGGCCGCTCCCAGAGATAAGGACAATGATGGCGAGGGAACAGCTGATACGGCAGGG TTAGATGgcgcagaggaagaggagcgacAGATTGTTGATGACCAGGGGAACGAAGGAGACGCTGATGCAACAGACGCCAAGCGAAAAGACAAGCAGCAAGAGGAG GTGGACTatgagagtgaggaggaggacaaagGTGAGGACGACGACGATAAAGAAGAtcaggcagaggaagaggaggaggtggaggaggagaatgcAAAGGATGCGCTGGAGGAATCCCAGCAAGAGTCTGCAGGAGtgagaacagagaagaagaagaggaaacgATCAAAACAAGGCGGAGAAGAAGAGGCCTTGGATCAGATGAGGATTAACTCTGTTCTAGAGTCCAACTCTGTGATAGAGAGATACTGCTACGATCAACACCATGAACTCTGGTGCGAG GTTGATCTGGTCTTACCGATGAGCAAGGTGCACTTTGACCTGACGTCTGTCCTGTCAACACTGGCTCAGAACGCCGTCCTCGTGGAGACCAAAGGCTTGACGCGCTGCCTGCTGAGCGAGATCACAACAAAGACGGGAGAGAAGGAGACGGTTCTCAACACAGAAGGCATCAACATGCACGAACTGTTCAAGCACAGTGAT atcttGGACACCAACAGACTGTACTCCAATGAGGTGCATGCCATGGCTAAAACCTACGGGATTGAAGTGGCTCTGAAAGTCATAGAGAAGGAGATCAAAGATGTCTTTGCTGTCTAtg GTATCGAGGTGGACCCCAGGCATCTGTCACTGGTGGCAGATTACATGTGTTTTGAAGGTGTATACAGACCATTAAACCGGCATGCCATCCGGTCCAACTCCTCCCCTCTGCAGCAGATGACCTTTGAGACCAGCTTCAAATTCCTCAAACAGGCTACCATGCTGG
- the ptcd3 gene encoding small ribosomal subunit protein mS39 — translation MLLFPSPPFSAHLVSPSQKPSVCNNMAAPGWQVGHYVHRNSRFLLNNFEQLWSHRNFGWTTALRQQVAEANKESTDTIVIPRKKTWSNVAVLEALASTVSRDPTAYSYYFQDDPFLSPKTASEFKLYALSQESGRSAAKFFVNSNPKFFTKDFAEPHIPCLMPETVSLHLEELSEEALKERINLRRVTAAVDMYDQLMQAGTAVSTDTTHDLLDLICLYCDRDPAEEGRPQTGDTEEPAEEVKRSKGRFHRAPHLVRWKEENSAERIFNMLPERDAQSYSALIRGMVKYGAYEKAFSFYTDMLNNRLTADVHVFNALISAAPDVREKYFDKWDLITELLKQMSEQKVQPNLLTFNSVLKALRYCGFLGKTHAQHTLNEMKALEIAPSLASFESIIVIYSRPDTNGQINNDVLKEVMSELEGKSLTCQEPNDAAFFLSAMRICLNNKDLEMGYKVYSLAEHGDNWRLLGSSQKQNIFYRLFFNLLCTLEHIDVVWKWYRRLVPSLYYPNSHSLRELLQPLDTDNRLDLLPTIWKDMRTLGHDNRTELVEELLTLMARDEHSPEVRDVWTPCALDVKSVYDDDMRKKGLEWSNSSLSHITSLLLRANKHQEAWEMMELFKTKNRVPDEGLFDHFLSVCHSNGFHQRAVKLVQLSADFFLCATPRLATRALAEFDLTEPQRAILSQLESTGEPSD, via the exons ATGTTATTATTtccctctccccctttctcaGCCCACTTGGTTTCTCCCTCCCAGAAGCCTTCAGTTTGTAACAACATGGCGGCGCCCGGTTGGCAAGTAGGGCATTATGTCCACAGAAACAGCCGATTTTTGCTAAATAATTTCGAGCAGTTATGGAGTCACAG GAATTTTGGTTGGACTACAGCGCTGCGACAACAAGTTGCAGAAGCTAATAAAG AATCTACCGATACTATTGTCATCCCCAGGAAGAAAACATG GAGCAACGTGGCAGTGCTGGAGGCTCTGGCTTCAACTGTCAGCAGG GATCCTACAGCATATTCCTACTACTTCCAGGATGatcctttcctctctcccaaGACCGCTTCTGAGTTT aaGTTATACGCTCTCTCTCAGGAGTCTGGAAGATCTGCAGCCAAATTCTTTGTCAACAGTAATCCCAAGTTCTTCACCAAAGACTTTGCTGAACCACATATACCA tgtctGATGCCAGAGACTGTGTCACTGCATCTTGAAGAGTTGAGTGAGGAGGCACTGAAGGAGCGAATCAACTTGAGGAGAGTTACAGCTGCTGTTGATATGTATGATCAACTAATGCAAGctg GCACAGCTGTCTCTACGGACACGACCCATGACTTGTTAGACCTGATCTGTCTCTACTGTGACAGAGACCCTGCGGAGGAGGGACGCCCACAGACGGGGGACACG gaggAGCCGGCAGAGGAGGTGAAGCGAAGTAAAGGGAGGTTCCATCGGGCTCCGCACCTCGTGAGGTGGAAGGAAGAAAACAGCGCAGAGAGAATCTTCAACATGCTGCCAGAGAGAGACGCACAGAGCTACTCTGCTCTGATCAGAGGCATGGTGAAG tATGGAGCCTATGAAAAGGCCTTCAGCTTCTACACAGACATGCTGAACAACAGGCTGACCG CTGACGTCCACGTCTTCAACGCTCTGATATCCGCAGCTCCAGATGTACGAGAGAAATATTTTGACAAATGGGACCTCATCACT gagctgctgaagcAGATGAGTGAGCAGAAAGTTCAGCCCAACCTGCTCACCTTCAACAGCGTTCTCAAAGCTCTGAGATACTGTGGCTTTCTGGGCAAAACACACGCTCAACACACTCTGAATGAGATGAAGGCTTTGGAGATAG ctccCAGCCTGGCGTCCTTTGAAAGCATCATAGTAATCTACTCCAGACCAG ACACCAATGGCCAGATCAACAATGACGTTTTAAAGGAAGTGATGTCGGAGCTGGAAGGAAAAAGTTTAACCTGCCAGGAACCCAATGATG cTGCATTCTTCTTGAGCGCAATGAGAATA TGTCTGAATAATAAAGATCTGGAGATGGGTTATAAGGTCTACAGTCTAGCAGAACATGGAGACAACTGGAGGCTTCTGGGATCttctcaaaaacaaaatatattcta ccGTCTCTTCTTCAACCTGCTGTGTACGTTGGAGCACATCGACGTGGTGTGGAAGTGGTACAGACGGCTGGTTCCCTCG TTGTACTACCCGAACTCTCACTCACTGAGGGAACTGCTGCAGCCTCTGGACACAGACAATCGTCTGGACTTGCTGCCCACTATATGGAAAG ATATGCGGACTCTGGGTCATGACAATAGGACTGAACTGGTGGAGGAGCTGCTCACCCTGATGGCCAGAGACGAGCACAGTCCTGAGGTCAGAGATGTGTGGACAC CGTGTGCTCTGGATGTAAAGAGTGTGTATGATGACGACATGAGGAAAAAAGGTCTGGAGTGGAGCAACTCCTCCCTCTCCCACATCACCTCCCTGCTGCTGCGGGCCAACAAGCATCAAGAGGCCTG ggagaTGATGGAGCTCTTCAAAACCAAGAACAGAGTTCCTGA TGAGGGGCTGTTTGATCACTTCCTGTCGGTGTGTCACAGCAATGGCTTTCACCAGAGAGCAGTGAAGCTGGTTCAGCTGTCCGCAGACTTCTTTCTGTGTGCAACACCAAGACTTGCAACGCGAGCACTGGCTGAGTTTGATCTGACCGAGCCTCAAAG